Part of the Schistocerca americana isolate TAMUIC-IGC-003095 chromosome 5, iqSchAmer2.1, whole genome shotgun sequence genome, aacacttttcctgccccttttcacattggaagatccaggtgtcggttcattagccgccattacgaacaatatacgtgcgataactgaccacacaaaacaaaagtttacactctttgatgctagcttagacgctgcaGCTAGACTGAGTAATCCGGTAGTGAAcgcggacgcttataagcgtcagccgcactggctcgtggcttcttgtgacgcttataagcgtcagccgcagcgaaagtgttaataaAATACATTGATACAGCCAGCGCGGAATTTTCTTCggaaaaatgtcgaagtttgggggtggttgcccgccctacaaaacaacatgTTATCAACCTAAatgctttcaaatattttttagTGTGGCCACTTATTGTTGACTGTAGTGTTTGAAGTACAACTGCTCGTTTGCGAATATGTTTCACTGCAGACTGCTCAGTGTAGATACGGATGGCGGCACAAGCTTCCTCTCTCGTTTTCTTACACCCACAACGAGGTAAGCCTTTGACACTGCCTGATGAAACACCACACGTCTCTGAACCTGGCAGCGTCAATTTACGAAGTGGACAGCGGCAAATGTTCTTATTATTTCTGTCACTACCTGCCTTATATGCGGACTTCCgtgctgccacacacacacacacacacacacacacacacacacacacacacacacacatacgcatacaCACACCCACACGCGCTATTATTTGCTATTGTACGTCGTCAACTAGAACAATACAATACTGAAACaagatgtggtgtgcgtactgttagaccttcagtacacacaccatcagattatttgactggtCGCTCTAAcgtagtaggcgagtgtcagcaatatgtctcgtggtcttatcgtggcgtgtttatcttctgccgttaggtcagacgatagaaatgccacttgcacgcttagagtagcagattgacggtgaccaactttaaacagaacttgattaattttcacacagatttattaaaataataacaagcataaaaattactttacttggttctggatgctatttacaattgacaatcggaagttcctttggtattggtacgttaatcttattctcacatatatctatcatacttgacaaaagtgtctatacatttatcttcatggctatgtacaggaatatggtaatcttgctgggcgcagactgaaacttgacaatagactggtacagacaaatgtagaactcgtacagactgttgcagacaaatgcagactggtacagactaatgcagactgactaatcggaggtctgtacactcgttataatacctcgcgcgttcatgtatcactgcgcgagtgtgatctgcgaggagaaaaggttctacattagcagcaatctcattggctgcgttacatattaatacgcggatcggcgtaagcataatttggtccgcctctatggcagcgccatctcgtagtgcggagtcggacgagtgctgcgcctgcgctgttgtgcttagcggggcgcgctctagtgggaaagttgtgtacacgctgactacgcggcactatgtacacaacacaagacAATACAATACTGACAAGGACGATTTTTGTCAACTTCAGATTAGGGATATCAGTAAAACCATAGTTATTTCGTCAATTGTACAAAGCCAAGTGCAAGACAGAGACTTTTCGGGATTCCTGTATATGAAACAGACTCGCGTAACATTTGTACAATAAATTCTGATATCtgcctttcttattacagaaaattatGTTCAAACATCACACTATATCATTTCGTGTTATTACTCTCGGATATTTGTTGGTTGTGAGCTATTCCAACCATTGATCATCGATGATTGAGCTAAACAACACCCAAATTTATCTTACAGAGGAGACTCTGAGTTTAGCTGACGTTGGAGTATGATCACCACCTAAGGATGTCACTGTTTTGCAGATGAGGAGTGGGAGCTGGAGGACAGAAGCTACGCTACGCTCTCCGTTGACACCGACTGCATGCAGCTGTTGGCtaacgccctggaccaccccacgtgtccgctggaagacctgtCACCGGAAACCATTACTCAGCGCGATCAGTGCCGCGTGCAGCTCTGGAACGACGTGGTGGAGAGATCtccccacatacccgtcaccagctacctggcgtACACACAGAGGACGAACGTCAACCTCTGTCTCTTGGCCTGGATGACTGTCAACTCGTTCagcatttgtcaggacgtccccTTTAGCATGATACAGTCCGTACGTGATGCTCGGTGCTTTTTCAGTAGTCCTGCCAACGAGTCCTGTCCGGAAGTGAACGTCACAGGCGCCATCTGCTCTTTCTCCAGAGCTGTTCTGTTACTAAAATGTCGCGACTTTTCCCTCAATAAGCATTCCGAGCTGTGTAGTGTCAGCTTGTACCCAGACGGATCCTACTCAAACAAGAGCAATGTACCATGGATCAAACTCCTCAAAGGGCATATAGAGCCCACGCAAAGAACACTAAACTACAAAGCCAGTTTAAACAGTGCTaccttgaaatacaaggatttCAGAATCGACAGCTTAAAAGCTTTAGAAATGTCATTTATAGGTATAAATATTCTTTTCCGTTTTTTGACTGCCGGAATATACATGTACCTTCCCCAGTTACGCAATCTGCCCGGAAAGATATTCTTGTCCTTTCAGCTCACGGGTATAATCCAGATCTTGTGTTCTGAGGTCATGTATCGTATGACGGGTGTCCCCAAGTTACCGACAGCGGTGCAGATTGATAGCTCCCTTACGcttctcagctgtatctggctgAACTCGTTCTGCTACCAAATGTACGCGTGCATTCGACATCTCAGGCTTCCTAACGATCTGCTGCCTGCTGAAGCGAGTGAGGTATTCCGTCGTCAGGTGGTGTGTGCACTTATACCCTGGGGCATAGCATCTGCAGCAAGTATTTCTTTGGAAAATACGAGCAAATATTACTTGATTCACAGTCGGATAATATTCCTCGCGGCGATTTCATTCTCGGTAGCTCTCAATTTGGTTCTCCTTGGATTGGTGGGATATATGTACCTACGTAATCGAAACTTCATGCGGCGACTTAAAATTTCTAGTAATCACAGATTTGGTTCAAAGAAACAACTTGTTTTTCTGTCAGTTAAGACAGTTTTCTTAAGTGGCGTTGGTATAATTGTTAGAACTGGATTCCACCAAGCGCAAGGCATTGCACAGTTCGTATACTATGTTCACATAGCTACGATGGCGCAGGGACCGCTGCTGTTCGTTTTTTTCATTTGTAACGAATCGACACTTCCTCTGTTCAAGGCGACCTTACTAGCATGGTGGAAACCAGATATTGTCAGATCCAGGCGAGAGCTGTGTTCAGCGGCTGAGAGAAATTTGGCAAAGAGAGCCGATATTCAGCATTCATCTGCAGAATCCTCGATGTAATTTCCTTGAGCGTTTTTCTCAAAGGACTGTTTTCAATGTAGACTGGATTGAGGCGTGTGGTCAGTTATAAAGATAGAATCTAGCTGATGAGAAAAAATTAACTGCGACTTACATCATAAAACCCGTACCCCAGTTCCCTAATCTATTCTTTATTTACAACCAAGCGCTTATTTGTAAATAGTAGCGCGTCTACGTATACTAATGGACATTAATAATTCATTATTGGTGCACAATGGAGTTGGAACTGAAGGTAAACTTTTAAAGGACTGTGTTACACGCTATTGGAGTAGAGGCGTTTGTGAGACAGGATAGTGTCTTACTGTGCGAAAAGTGTGTAAAAGCACTGTAGGAGACGTTGAAAGTTAATGTGTGTCGCATGTGCTAGTATTAAGCAAGGAAGAACGTTATTTTAAAGGGCACTATCACTAACAGTTTTGTGGAAGGAAAAAGATGTATCAGAAGTTAAATTAAAAGGGGGCATGTTACTCCAGATGTTAAACTATAAGGGTATAGTATGTACAACACAGTGTGATTTGTAATCAGTAGACGGTCGCTCATTTGTTCAAATAAAAGTTGAATGAGTGAcctatgcaaatgaaactggtgtatACGTGAATTTATTATGTGGCCCAACTGAACACCCTGCTATTAACTGCCAAATTGCAGCCATCACCACACATTTACCAGCCATCCCTGATCTTAACAGGGAATTTCGTTATTTTTGACAACGAAAAGTAGCCACATCGTACACGACGGAACAGGAGGCCGCAGCATCACTCGCGAAGTAGCCAATATGGCTGCAGAGCCGATCGAAGAGTGGTGTGGCTTCGCATTCGAACGCAGTTTTCCTTTGCAAAAACTTGATTGTGTGCAGTTGTATTTACTTTCGCGGGCACCGGGAGTGTTCTCTGACACATTGCGTTCTCCTTTACTCATTAGACAgggctgttatacactgaagcgccaaagaaactaacttgtataggctcaaatggctctgagcactatgggactcaacttctgaggtcattagtcccctagaacttagaattagttaaacctaactaacctaaggacatcacacacacccatgcccgaggcaggattcgaacctgcgaccgtagcggtctcgcggttccagactgcagcgcctagaaccgcacgacctaacttgtataggcatgcgtattcaaatgcagagatatataaacagccagaatacggctctgcggtggCAAAGACTacatacgacaacaagtgtctggcgcagttgttagatgggttactgccgctgcaatggcaggttatcaagatttaagtgagtttgaacgtggtgttacagtcggtgcactagCAATGGGACACGGAATATCCGAGGTAGGATGAAGTGggaaatttcccgtacgaccatttcacgagtgtaccttgaatatcaggaatctggcaaaataTCAAACCTTCGACAACAatacggtcggaaaaagatcctgcaagaacgggaccaacgacgactgaatagaatcgttcaatttgacagaagagcaacccttccacaaattgctgcagatttcaattctgggccatcaacaagtgtcagcgtgcgaacagttcaacgaaacatcCTCGATGCGGGCTTTTGAAGCCAAGGCcgactggtgtacccttgatgacagcacgacacaaagctttacgcctcgcctggatccgtcaacaccgacattggactattgacgactgtaaacatgttgcatggtcggacgagtctaattTCAAGTTGTACCGAGCAGATGGAGTGTACGGgtctggagacaacatcatgagt contains:
- the LOC124615916 gene encoding uncharacterized protein LOC124615916 → MDTRPNDQQLHGWIKDVERVRDMLHTKLRGLVHDLKSVSEMMVNYKMEQDENNPGNYLIRRPLLNHQLLAYHERYLSFHDELSTLCEQQHPKSSQMFALADALYSFCRNNWIETARIFNEGNSSHIYTVDEEWELEDRSYATLSVDTDCMQLLANALDHPTCPLEDLSPETITQRDQCRVQLWNDVVERSPHIPVTSYLAYTQRTNVNLCLLAWMTVNSFSICQDVPFSMIQSVRDARCFFSSPANESCPEVNVTGAICSFSRAVLLLKCRDFSLNKHSELCSVSLYPDGSYSNKSNVPWIKLLKGHIEPTQRTLNYKASLNSATLKYKDFRIDSLKALEMSFIGINILFRFLTAGIYMYLPQLRNLPGKIFLSFQLTGIIQILCSEVMYRMTGVPKLPTAVQIDSSLTLLSCIWLNSFCYQMYACIRHLRLPNDLLPAEASEVFRRQVVCALIPWGIASAASISLENTSKYYLIHSRIIFLAAISFSVALNLVLLGLVGYMYLRNRNFMRRLKISSNHRFGSKKQLVFLSVKTVFLSGVGIIVRTGFHQAQGIAQFVYYVHIATMAQGPLLFVFFICNESTLPLFKATLLAWWKPDIVRSRRELCSAAERNLAKRADIQHSSAESSM